A single region of the Anomaloglossus baeobatrachus isolate aAnoBae1 chromosome 2, aAnoBae1.hap1, whole genome shotgun sequence genome encodes:
- the LOC142290105 gene encoding olfactory receptor 52K1-like, whose translation MEASGLNRSVSFSYTEFILLPFPGVTFYRQILVVPVFVAYSLILVLNLLIPFTVWWERSLHAPMYILIGLLLTVNVISTTTVIPQMLLSFLGQNRISLSSCLAQMFFVYSAIMFKSLVFLLMAFDRFVAVCHPLRYYDIISKNTFLQMWAAGLARNCILVSLVVFLASRVQYCKSNLIQNFVCEYVVLLSLACGDVSRAQLVGLLVRTVVTVSDVTILLVCYLRVLHVALKIAVGSRRHKALRTCGMHLLVALTVYSCGFLSSILYKAEESISPDSQNLSSIIYFLFPAALNPVIYGLGVNEIKDCLVKKLMANIWGQQALVSRVVR comes from the coding sequence ATGGAAGCATCTGGTCTGAACAGGAGCGTATCCTTCTCGTATACAGAGTTCATCTTGCTCCCATTTCCTGGGGTGACCTTTTACCGCCAGATCCTCGTTGTTCCAGTTTTCGTAGCTTACAGCTTAATTCTGGTCCTCAACCTCCTTATTCCGTTCACCGTCTGGTGGGAGAGGAGCCTTCACGCCCCCATGTATATCCTCATCGGTCTCCTCCTCACCGTGAACGTCATCAGTACCACCACCGTTATCCCCCAGATGTTGCTCAGCTTCTTGGGACAGAACCGGATCTCTCTGTCCAGCTGCCTGGCTCAAATGTTTTTTGTCTACTCTGCCATCATGTTTAAGTCATTGGTGTTCCTTCTGATGGCCTTTGACCGGTTTGTTGCCGTTTGTCATCCACTGCGATACTACGATATTATCAGCAAGAACACGTTTCTCCAGATGTGGGCGGCTGGACTTGCTCGGAATTGTATCCTTGTGTCTCTCGTGGTTTTCTTGGCCTCCAGGGTCCAATACTGTAAGTCGAACTTGATCCAAAACTTTGTGTGTGAGTATGTGGTGCTCCTCAGCTTGGCTTGTGGAGACGTCTCGAGGGCTCAGCTAGTTGGTCTATTGGTGAGGACTGTGGTCACTGTCTCGGACGTCACCATACTCCTGGTCTGTTACTTGAGGGTTCTCCATGTGGCCCTGAAGATTGCTGTGGGAAGTAGAAGACATAAAGCCCTACGTACCTGTGGGATGCATCTCTTGGTGGCTCTTACAGTCTACTCCTGTGGCTTCCTGTCCTCTATCTTGTACAAAGCCGAAGAATCTATTTCACCTGACTCTCAGAACCTGTCCAGCATCATCTACTTCCTTTTCCCGGCAGCTCTGAACCCCGTTATCTATGGTTTAGGGGTGAATGAAATCAAAGACTGTCTGGTGAAGAAATTAATGGCAAATATTTGGGGACAACAGGCGTTGGTGTCTCGTGTTGTTCGATAA